In Aegilops tauschii subsp. strangulata cultivar AL8/78 chromosome 3, Aet v6.0, whole genome shotgun sequence, one genomic interval encodes:
- the LOC123497770 gene encoding uncharacterized protein translates to MEEAPCGRCNSRCRTSLSTAMLFGIYFQPSFVVAAIVPCNVRLAFNELIGDTVTFDALGGPYTMQVEKGRKITQIGGDDWDRFIARMRLSGSELISFSFRRDRPRISVIYLN, encoded by the exons ATGGAGGAAGCACCATGTGGACGCTGCAACTCACGGTGCCGGACCAGCCTTTCTACTGCCAtgctgttcggcatctacttccagccttCTTTTGTTGTTGCAGCG ATCGTACCATGCAATGTGAGATTGGCATTCAATGAGCTCATCGGAGACACCGTGACCTTCGACGCTCTTGGGGGCCCATACACTATGCAGGTCGAGAAGGGGCGAAAGATAACCCAGATAGGAGGAGATGATTGGGATCGTTTCATCGCCCGCATGCGTCTTAGTGGGAGTGaattgatcagcttctccttcagaagAGATAGGCCCAGGATTTCTGTTATCTATCTAAATTGA